Proteins encoded within one genomic window of Manis pentadactyla isolate mManPen7 chromosome 4, mManPen7.hap1, whole genome shotgun sequence:
- the LOC130683474 gene encoding leucine-rich repeat-containing protein 37B-like: MSWLRFWAPWLLVLLPLWLLVQAAQPPGWALDPVQLTHRPPGPTESWSLDPSNLPLEFPHPRQQLMHPVVPFWYTGSAGELPPGPELWDKPGQHESPPEVVPVVDSQDQPPEPPEMDDNYKDLQAALAVPSFTPEEAEPPVQEEAPAPSPARPQGTLPHPGQVPSQRPNLTQVTAAPGDLDVSVPRQPEPSEAGFPSLTQNSVVNTTTNNICELCSCTDETLACVGLSQEQKLQSVPVPEPNAHNGTFTILNFQGNSISYVEENTWKSYTWVEKLILGDNQLSELHKDSFEGLLSLQYL, from the exons ATGTCCTGGCTGCGTTTCTGGGCCCCGTGGCTTCTTGTGTTGCTACCATTGTGGCTGCTGGTCCAAGCAGCTCAGCCTCCGGGTTGGGCCCTGGACCCTGTGCAGCTGACCCACAGACCCCCAGGACCAACCGAGTCCTGGTCTTTGGATCCCTCCAATCTCCCTCTTGAATTTCCCCATCCACGTCAACAACTGATGCATCCTGTGGTTCCTTTCTGGTACACAGGTTCAGCTGGAGAGCTGCCCCCAGGACCAGAACTTTGGGACAAGCCTGGCCAGCATGAAAGTCCACCAGAGGTGGTTCCGGTG GTGGATTCCCAGGATCAGCCTCCAGAGCCCCCGGAGATGGATGACAACTACAAAGACCTGCAGGCGGCCCTGGCTGTGCCTTCCTTCACTCCTGAAGAGGCTGAGCCCCCAGTCCAGGAGGAAGCCCCAGCTCCATCTCCAGCGCGCCCACAGGGGACACTTCCACATCCCGGGCAGGTTCCCAGTCAGCGTCCAAACCTGACTCAGGTCACAGCTGCACCTGGGGATCTGGACGTTTCCGTACCTCGGCAGCCAGAGCCGTCTGAGGCAGGTTTTCCATCACTGACTCAGAATTCAGTGGTGAACACCACCACAAACAACATATGTGAGCTCTGTAGCTGCACAGACGAGACGCTGGCGTGCGTTGGTCTCAGCCAGGAGCAGAAGCTCCAGAGTGTGCCCGTGCCAGAGCCCAACGCTCACAATGGCACCTTCACGATCTT AAATTTCCAAGGAAACTCTATTTCTTACGTTGAAGAAAATACATGGAAGTCATACACTTGGGTTGAGAAACT